In Mycoplasmopsis californica, one genomic interval encodes:
- a CDS encoding ATP-binding cassette domain-containing protein: MKKDNAKLILEIQGLKKYFTNSGFVNKAVNDVSFNVHEGEIVGLIGESGSGKTTVGRSLLRLYDDFNGFVTLDGKVISGKRISRGQTKFLRKNIQMIFQDPHASLNGQKNIYSTLKEPLIVNGIIKAKIKDIFKDWNDVKSMYFYTFQKKYKTLELENLNAINVLAEKFFTPWIDKFSQWSYDESLSFEDNFNSYFGYLEQKQNMESQIVNNLYNNTDDLMAFYFQKQADFRSSNLEVDESELKAAKDEYFRILKLSKMSEQKYLSIAKIKEIKSKIQTAKTTEKERIALNTNTFNNFIVEFKKDAQIFRNAKLIAPTIDIYLHNLKNQLLARKLYKVCMDLKSKLKHLEYNQVREIIDRLGIYSKEFFNKYLLPIPYEPNVKKQILAIIASEFNFIFENEVILNQQNANKYSVKIVNLYSEINHTRNLSTDKTFKASADDVALAKAKYEQAIKNNKEMLNEYAIGYNKEIEILNQEISNARKHYETLKQQQTQANKFVQQIHAEFIMRLQKYSHDLKLNNAPKQQQREHAKLIKIYNSKYQTKQNTLNSFKIEIKYLNKDIKAIKVLLGIANSDNNINPVIQKVNKIATSIFARLLISNLLIKTTIYKSLEDVGLLKQFAFRYPHEFSGGQRQRIVIARALITEPKVIVADEPIASLDISIQAQVVNLLKDLCEKKNIGMIFIAHDLSMIEYIADRVQIMHYGKIVESGKTEKVYSKPIHPYTINLFKAIPKISNANEKFENISFELDYFKGQQYPNSPESYQVEDDHFIYGTQTQVEQWSKPFALVPHKIDSKRF, translated from the coding sequence ATGAAAAAAGATAATGCTAAATTAATTTTAGAAATTCAAGGACTAAAAAAATATTTTACTAACAGCGGTTTTGTTAATAAGGCTGTTAATGATGTTAGTTTTAATGTTCATGAGGGTGAGATTGTCGGTTTAATCGGAGAATCGGGTTCAGGAAAGACTACGGTCGGCCGTAGCTTGTTAAGGCTTTATGATGATTTTAATGGTTTTGTTACTTTGGACGGTAAAGTAATTAGTGGTAAAAGAATTTCGCGCGGACAAACAAAATTTTTACGTAAAAATATTCAAATGATTTTTCAAGACCCGCATGCGTCATTGAATGGTCAAAAAAATATTTACTCAACATTGAAAGAACCTTTAATTGTTAATGGCATTATAAAAGCTAAAATTAAGGATATTTTCAAAGATTGAAATGATGTAAAATCAATGTATTTTTACACATTTCAGAAGAAATATAAAACTTTAGAACTAGAAAATTTAAATGCAATTAATGTTTTAGCAGAGAAATTTTTTACTCCTTGAATTGATAAATTTTCACAATGAAGTTATGACGAATCATTATCATTTGAAGATAATTTCAATAGCTATTTTGGCTACTTAGAGCAAAAACAAAATATGGAAAGCCAAATTGTTAATAATTTATATAACAATACTGATGATTTGATGGCGTTTTATTTTCAAAAACAAGCGGATTTTCGCTCATCTAATTTAGAAGTTGATGAAAGTGAGTTAAAAGCTGCGAAGGATGAGTATTTCAGAATTTTAAAATTGTCTAAAATGTCTGAGCAAAAATATTTATCTATTGCAAAAATTAAAGAAATTAAAAGCAAAATACAGACTGCAAAAACCACTGAAAAAGAACGAATAGCACTGAATACTAATACATTTAACAACTTTATTGTTGAATTTAAAAAAGATGCGCAAATATTTAGGAATGCTAAATTAATTGCCCCAACAATTGATATTTACCTACATAATTTAAAAAATCAATTATTGGCCCGTAAATTGTATAAAGTTTGTATGGATTTGAAGTCAAAATTAAAGCATCTTGAATACAATCAAGTTAGAGAAATAATTGATCGGCTAGGTATTTATTCAAAAGAGTTTTTCAATAAATATTTATTACCAATCCCTTACGAGCCAAATGTTAAAAAGCAAATATTAGCAATTATTGCCAGCGAATTTAACTTTATTTTTGAGAATGAAGTTATTCTTAACCAACAAAACGCAAATAAATATTCAGTTAAAATTGTCAATTTGTACTCAGAAATTAATCATACACGCAATTTAAGCACTGATAAAACATTTAAAGCTAGTGCTGATGATGTTGCCTTGGCAAAAGCTAAATATGAGCAAGCAATTAAAAATAATAAAGAAATGCTAAATGAGTATGCAATTGGTTATAACAAGGAAATTGAAATTTTAAATCAGGAAATTTCAAACGCACGCAAGCACTATGAAACTCTAAAACAACAACAAACTCAGGCAAATAAATTCGTGCAACAAATTCACGCTGAATTTATTATGCGCTTACAGAAATACTCTCATGATTTAAAACTGAACAACGCACCTAAACAACAACAACGTGAACATGCAAAATTAATTAAAATTTACAATTCAAAATATCAAACCAAGCAAAATACTTTAAATTCGTTTAAAATCGAGATTAAATACTTAAATAAAGATATTAAAGCTATTAAAGTTTTATTAGGGATTGCAAATAGCGATAATAATATCAATCCTGTTATACAAAAAGTTAATAAAATTGCAACAAGTATTTTCGCCCGCCTGCTGATTAGTAATTTGTTAATTAAAACAACAATTTATAAATCATTAGAAGATGTTGGTTTATTAAAACAATTCGCATTCCGTTATCCACACGAATTTTCAGGTGGGCAACGTCAAAGAATTGTTATTGCTCGTGCCTTAATAACTGAACCAAAGGTTATTGTCGCCGATGAACCGATTGCCTCACTTGATATTTCAATTCAAGCTCAGGTTGTCAACTTACTTAAAGACTTGTGCGAGAAAAAAAACATCGGCATGATTTTTATCGCGCACGATTTATCAATGATTGAATATATTGCCGACCGCGTGCAAATTATGCACTATGGAAAAATCGTTGAGTCAGGAAAAACTGAAAAAGTTTACTCTAAACCAATTCACCCATACACAATTAACTTATTTAAAGCTATACCAAAAATTTCAAATGCAAATGAGAAATTTGAAAATATTAGTTTTGAATTAGATTACTTTAAAGGACAGCAATATCCAAACTCTCCTGAATCTTATCAAGTTGAAGATGACCACTTTATCTATGGTACTCAAACTCAAGTGGAACAGTGATCTAAACCTTTTGCACTGGTGCCTCATAAAATTGATTCAAAAAGATTTTAA
- a CDS encoding ABC transporter permease, which yields MSNIDQNFNKKYGISAELALKLVRSQEVSNNNIAGKPKILAIEILRRFFTNPAVLIAFSVFLVIILIATIVTYTSPYPATERIDAYWPADQKVSNVGSLPPMFNPWKETTDESVIKSINFWATSTKYKEYLKPYLTHTFINSSLVRYNPYTYFEGSQLLARLIKWEKENPTRLITPDVIAQIKSQIPVLKTFLGTNELGADVWTTVWKGTLESLWIALFVSTVEIIIGVFVGAYLGFNAGKALDTFMMRLIEIFTSPPSIIWLLLFVSIWGTNPWVLIAGLLFVGWTGPIGVTRLFIITVKDEEYIIAAKSIGAAETRQIFMHALPAILGKIAMSFVRRIPSVILSIASLAFLGFFSDSKSANLGKFMLDNINDSKTNPWLLMLPASILLGISISLQFIAVGLHDALDPKVIKIKR from the coding sequence GTGAGTAATATTGACCAAAATTTCAATAAAAAATACGGCATTAGTGCCGAATTGGCCTTAAAATTAGTTCGCTCTCAAGAAGTTTCTAACAATAATATTGCAGGAAAACCAAAAATTTTAGCTATTGAAATACTGCGTCGCTTTTTCACAAACCCAGCTGTTTTGATCGCTTTTTCAGTATTTTTAGTCATTATTTTGATTGCAACCATTGTAACATACACCTCTCCTTATCCAGCGACAGAAAGAATAGATGCCTATTGACCAGCTGATCAAAAAGTAAGTAATGTTGGATCGCTACCCCCAATGTTTAATCCGTGAAAAGAAACCACTGATGAAAGTGTTATTAAAAGTATAAATTTCTGAGCTACTTCGACCAAGTACAAAGAATATTTAAAACCTTATTTAACCCATACTTTTATTAATTCTAGCCTAGTAAGATACAATCCATACACATATTTTGAAGGATCGCAATTGTTGGCAAGATTAATTAAGTGAGAAAAAGAAAATCCTACTAGATTAATCACTCCAGATGTCATAGCCCAAATTAAGTCACAAATTCCTGTTTTAAAAACTTTTTTAGGAACCAACGAACTTGGCGCTGATGTGTGAACCACGGTGTGAAAAGGAACTCTAGAATCGTTATGAATTGCATTATTTGTTTCAACAGTGGAAATAATTATCGGTGTTTTTGTTGGTGCTTATTTAGGTTTTAATGCCGGAAAAGCGCTTGATACATTTATGATGCGTTTAATCGAAATCTTTACTTCGCCACCTTCAATTATTTGATTGTTGTTATTTGTAAGTATTTGAGGAACTAATCCTTGAGTACTGATTGCAGGTTTATTATTTGTAGGTTGAACAGGCCCGATTGGTGTAACAAGGTTATTTATCATCACGGTTAAAGATGAAGAGTATATTATTGCCGCAAAAAGTATTGGGGCAGCTGAAACAAGACAAATATTTATGCATGCTTTACCAGCAATTTTAGGTAAAATTGCAATGAGTTTTGTTCGCCGTATTCCAAGCGTTATTCTTTCTATTGCTTCGTTAGCCTTCTTAGGATTCTTTAGCGATTCTAAATCAGCTAATTTAGGTAAATTTATGTTAGATAACATCAATGATTCTAAAACTAACCCGTGATTATTAATGTTGCCTGCTTCAATTTTATTAGGCATTTCAATTAGCTTACAATTCATTGCCGTTGGATTGCACGACGCACTTGATCCAAAAGTTATTAAAATAAAAAGATAG
- a CDS encoding ABC transporter permease: protein MFKYFAKRMALAILTLFIILLFSYTLIVLFIKDPYQIALEKETDQHKRVLLLLESKKFTETPIFYKILDYFSRFFRGDFGQIYITKADYNDIPTLFFKPLGWSILVSLPSFIISASLGIILGVIAGYKRGTWIDTLISGFVFVFIAVPSFILAPMFLNVFQKLGFDIRFVSPTDVNATWWSTIKSVIPAITVVSLGSLSGYTLYARNQVVTVLTSNYVLIAKTKGLSTGQIFRKYVLRNISIPLATIIIPSYLILLSGSIIIERFWFIPGSANIIAQAFPSGEINVVMFNIFFFTTLGLFTQIIVDISYPFIDPRIRYQASSGMSILMILKAYRLRKKEYQTRLSQAGGTSE, encoded by the coding sequence ATGTTTAAATATTTTGCAAAAAGAATGGCCTTGGCCATTCTTACGCTATTTATTATTCTACTTTTTTCTTACACACTCATTGTTTTGTTTATTAAAGACCCCTATCAAATTGCACTTGAAAAGGAAACTGACCAGCATAAAAGAGTGCTTCTTTTACTGGAATCGAAAAAATTCACTGAAACCCCAATATTTTATAAAATACTTGATTACTTTTCACGTTTTTTCAGGGGTGATTTTGGTCAAATTTATATTACAAAAGCCGACTACAATGATATACCAACATTATTTTTTAAACCGTTAGGCTGAAGTATTTTAGTTTCATTACCTTCATTTATTATTTCGGCATCACTAGGAATTATTTTAGGTGTAATTGCCGGATATAAGCGCGGAACCTGAATTGATACTTTAATTAGTGGATTTGTCTTTGTTTTTATCGCCGTACCAAGCTTTATTTTGGCCCCTATGTTTTTAAATGTTTTCCAAAAATTAGGTTTTGATATTCGTTTTGTATCGCCAACTGATGTTAACGCGACATGATGAAGTACAATTAAGTCTGTAATTCCTGCCATCACAGTTGTCAGTCTTGGATCGCTATCGGGATATACCTTATACGCCCGTAACCAGGTTGTAACTGTGCTAACATCGAATTATGTTCTGATTGCTAAAACTAAAGGTCTTTCAACTGGCCAAATATTTAGAAAATATGTTTTGAGAAATATCTCAATCCCTCTAGCAACTATTATTATTCCTTCATATTTGATTTTATTATCTGGCTCAATTATTATTGAGAGATTCTGATTTATTCCAGGTTCAGCAAACATTATTGCACAAGCATTCCCGTCAGGAGAAATTAATGTAGTTATGTTCAACATTTTCTTCTTCACAACATTAGGGTTGTTCACTCAAATTATTGTCGATATTTCTTATCCATTTATCGACCCAAGAATTAGATACCAAGCAAGTAGTGGTATGTCAATTCTGATGATTTTAAAAGCTTATCGTCTAAGAAAAAAAGAATACCAAACAAGATTATCGCAAGCAGGAGGTACTAGTGAGTAA
- a CDS encoding ABC transporter ATP-binding protein — protein sequence MSSQVKKEIDNQDLLNDALLLVRNLRVDFRNGRKNFIRIVRGVDLTIKKGEIVGLVGESGSGKSVTSKALINVNEGATFLADSMIIDDVDLNQFKKEKEWQKVRGHYIGYIPQDPLTSLNPTRKIGKQLLDALNLNTEWKEKSYSEKRAYLVSLLDQFGIRDAESVFDRYPHTLSGGMKQRVVIAMVVALKPKLIIADEPTTALDPTVQASVLALFERIRQTMNISIILISHNISVVAKFCDYIYVMYAGRIVERGTRKDIFTNPQHPYTWALISAIPENSQDRLYSIKGTPPDMANLPLGDPFAPRNEYALEIDFYKEPPLIPISSTHAAATWLLHPEAPKIILPPELEVRIDSFRKVFTDEKR from the coding sequence ATGAGTTCGCAAGTAAAAAAAGAAATCGATAATCAAGACTTATTAAATGATGCTTTATTGCTTGTTCGTAATTTAAGAGTCGATTTTAGAAATGGTCGTAAAAACTTCATTCGGATTGTGCGTGGAGTCGATTTAACAATTAAAAAAGGTGAAATTGTTGGCTTGGTTGGTGAATCTGGTTCTGGTAAATCAGTTACTTCAAAAGCGTTGATTAATGTCAATGAAGGAGCGACATTTTTAGCTGATTCAATGATTATTGACGATGTTGATTTAAATCAATTTAAAAAAGAAAAAGAGTGACAAAAAGTCAGAGGGCACTACATTGGTTACATTCCGCAAGATCCCTTAACTTCATTGAATCCTACACGTAAAATTGGCAAGCAACTTCTTGACGCTTTGAATTTAAATACAGAGTGAAAAGAAAAATCTTATAGTGAAAAAAGAGCTTATTTAGTTAGCTTATTAGATCAATTCGGAATTCGCGATGCTGAATCAGTATTTGATCGTTATCCACACACACTAAGTGGGGGGATGAAACAAAGGGTTGTGATTGCGATGGTTGTGGCCTTAAAACCTAAGTTAATTATTGCTGACGAACCTACAACTGCACTTGACCCAACTGTTCAGGCATCGGTTTTAGCTTTGTTTGAACGTATCCGCCAAACAATGAATATTTCAATTATTTTAATTAGCCACAACATTAGTGTTGTTGCTAAATTCTGTGATTATATTTATGTTATGTATGCTGGACGAATTGTTGAACGCGGGACACGTAAAGACATTTTCACTAACCCGCAACACCCATATACGTGAGCTTTAATTTCAGCTATTCCTGAAAATAGTCAAGACCGCCTTTATTCGATAAAAGGTACCCCGCCCGACATGGCGAATTTACCGCTTGGCGATCCATTTGCCCCACGTAATGAATATGCGCTTGAGATTGATTTTTACAAAGAACCGCCTTTAATTCCAATCTCATCAACACATGCCGCCGCGACATGGTTATTGCATCCAGAAGCCCCAAAAATTATTCTACCTCCTGAGTTAGAAGTTAGAATTGACAGTTTTAGAAAGGTCTTTACCGATGAAAAAAGATAA
- a CDS encoding L-threonylcarbamoyladenylate synthase, protein MNKFKNLFITTTDTVCGIGGPVNQNTLELIYLLKQRPIDKKIIILVGSIEQARTFKEWNDQAEEFALNYWPGNYSLIVNGQGFRMPNQAGLIEFLCQNGPMYVSSANISGQSPINIKQASAIFPQISNIYNFGQPSGIPSKIYNIDTHQWLR, encoded by the coding sequence ATGAATAAATTTAAGAACCTTTTTATTACTACTACCGATACAGTTTGCGGTATTGGCGGACCAGTCAATCAAAACACACTTGAACTTATATACTTGTTAAAACAACGTCCTATTGACAAAAAAATAATTATATTAGTTGGTTCAATTGAGCAAGCACGAACTTTTAAAGAATGAAATGATCAAGCTGAGGAATTTGCTCTTAATTATTGACCGGGTAATTATAGCCTTATTGTTAACGGTCAAGGTTTTAGAATGCCTAATCAAGCTGGATTAATTGAATTTTTATGTCAAAATGGTCCGATGTATGTTTCTAGCGCCAATATCTCAGGGCAATCGCCAATTAATATTAAGCAAGCTAGCGCCATCTTCCCGCAAATTAGCAACATATATAATTTTGGTCAACCAAGTGGTATTCCAAGTAAAATTTACAACATTGACACGCATCAGTGATTACGATAG
- a CDS encoding UU173 family protein, whose protein sequence is MKMNDLPYSTNGNKEGKLMQISSLKKLNKNNVHLITFKHFQIASTSQPYFIWAPRNINGELINLAPTDINGFELYKKENTQIDTNNAELNPDSEFSAILDTDEDNVGDENDIHNEYFNKQFQQFLNSNWDYASENQSLFAQAYKQCVDFLIKKLNLSLENIYFNSRIRPLEQLHLAVEDFQNFINNKTQSLIIDPIFTYLISPENESDYVVKATAFAYDKNSKILYINKFKDSTSLSDYLQTNFIYNTATKMGVEIKDIQFVLVDPDESKHKKGHVPFIISRSAFSANTKSSVSRNKDYRKLKDPNEVRIVGMKNSGVAIQYGICDGVQTTIMNAMIERKVWGNPRSKTIADLVKKLDTGDPKPSIEISTKFEFEPYEQIIEKIINASKVQIPTYSKFNPDLKQYQLDMDLDNSSWGKNPDLKRIAFLHMGEQYAFSTGNSGTANSLKKLDINFINKQRSIVENLYSFPNFFTDKALELISPLMSKDTKIVWYDYEGLSSIVPIFDGLKSYNQIAHQVSIIVTQNGSIVYEEDILHDPKTVSLIDLVKVILAVYQQKADYYVVFNKGYENTRNLEVRDQVLKHYQQNDTEFIAEMRALGIESLLDFESIVLYINENTIDLMDFFTKDSDTTNQAFYSVDYVKHSEYHNPSFNLSIHDFKGNKANYQEECDKFRRQIFKKNIKAVKIIELLGYTSIKKLEKLITKNNYKYDYEIKEYAGLEVKNGSMALEIAINRFAGYIGEHEWAHKSLKLKEYCHNDVVAMIVVYEFLLGFIASVFPDIYDFKNKLAKGQILKVDFDTKKLTT, encoded by the coding sequence ATGAAGATGAATGATTTGCCTTATTCAACAAATGGAAACAAAGAGGGAAAATTGATGCAGATATCAAGTTTGAAAAAGTTAAATAAAAATAATGTTCACTTAATTACATTTAAGCATTTTCAGATTGCTTCAACTTCGCAACCTTATTTCATTTGAGCGCCTCGCAATATTAATGGCGAATTAATCAATTTAGCACCAACTGACATAAATGGTTTTGAACTTTACAAGAAGGAAAATACACAAATTGACACTAATAACGCCGAACTAAATCCTGATTCTGAATTTAGTGCAATTTTAGATACTGATGAAGATAATGTTGGCGATGAAAATGATATCCACAATGAATATTTCAACAAGCAATTTCAGCAATTTTTAAATAGTAACTGAGATTATGCATCCGAAAATCAATCATTATTTGCTCAAGCGTACAAGCAATGTGTGGATTTTTTAATTAAAAAACTGAATTTAAGTCTGGAAAATATTTATTTTAATTCACGGATTAGACCGCTTGAACAATTGCATCTTGCGGTTGAAGACTTTCAAAACTTCATAAATAATAAAACTCAGAGTTTAATAATTGATCCTATTTTCACTTACTTAATTTCACCTGAAAATGAATCGGATTATGTAGTTAAGGCAACAGCATTTGCCTATGATAAAAATAGTAAAATCCTTTATATAAACAAATTTAAAGATAGTACATCATTATCAGATTATTTACAAACAAATTTTATTTATAACACAGCCACGAAAATGGGTGTCGAAATCAAAGATATTCAATTTGTGCTAGTTGATCCGGATGAATCAAAACACAAAAAAGGACATGTGCCATTCATTATTTCACGTAGTGCGTTTTCTGCTAATACAAAATCTTCTGTTAGTCGTAATAAGGACTATCGCAAACTAAAAGACCCAAACGAAGTTAGAATTGTAGGAATGAAAAATTCAGGCGTTGCTATCCAATATGGTATTTGCGACGGTGTTCAAACCACTATTATGAATGCAATGATTGAGCGAAAAGTGTGGGGGAACCCACGTTCAAAAACAATTGCTGATTTAGTTAAAAAATTAGATACTGGCGATCCTAAACCTTCAATTGAAATATCAACTAAATTTGAATTTGAACCTTATGAGCAAATTATTGAAAAAATAATTAATGCTTCAAAAGTTCAAATTCCCACATATTCAAAATTCAACCCTGATTTGAAACAATATCAATTGGATATGGATTTAGATAATTCATCCTGAGGAAAAAATCCCGACCTAAAAAGAATTGCTTTTTTACACATGGGTGAGCAATATGCTTTTTCAACTGGTAACAGTGGTACTGCAAACTCACTCAAAAAATTGGACATTAACTTCATCAACAAGCAACGAAGCATTGTGGAAAATTTATACTCATTTCCTAACTTTTTTACTGATAAAGCACTCGAACTTATTTCGCCTTTGATGTCAAAAGATACAAAAATTGTCTGGTATGATTATGAGGGATTGAGCTCAATTGTCCCAATTTTTGATGGCCTAAAATCATATAACCAAATTGCCCATCAAGTATCAATTATCGTTACCCAGAATGGAAGCATTGTCTATGAAGAGGATATCCTTCACGATCCTAAAACCGTGAGCCTAATTGATTTAGTAAAAGTAATTTTAGCCGTTTACCAGCAAAAAGCAGACTACTATGTCGTCTTTAATAAAGGTTACGAAAACACTCGAAACTTAGAGGTTAGAGACCAAGTTTTAAAACATTATCAACAAAATGATACTGAATTTATTGCTGAAATGAGGGCCTTAGGAATTGAATCGTTGCTTGATTTTGAATCAATTGTGTTATATATTAATGAAAACACAATAGATCTGATGGACTTTTTTACAAAAGATAGCGACACAACTAATCAAGCCTTTTATAGTGTTGATTACGTAAAGCATTCAGAATATCATAACCCATCATTCAATCTTTCAATTCACGATTTCAAAGGAAATAAAGCTAACTATCAAGAAGAATGCGACAAATTCCGCCGACAAATATTTAAAAAAAATATTAAAGCTGTCAAAATAATTGAACTCTTGGGTTATACAAGTATTAAAAAACTTGAAAAATTAATTACAAAAAATAATTATAAATATGATTATGAAATCAAGGAATACGCTGGTTTAGAAGTTAAAAACGGCTCAATGGCACTCGAAATCGCAATAAACCGTTTTGCCGGTTATATTGGCGAGCACGAGTGAGCGCATAAATCACTAAAACTAAAAGAATACTGCCATAATGACGTTGTTGCGATGATTGTTGTTTATGAATTTTTATTAGGATTTATTGCTAGTGTTTTTCCAGATATTTATGATTTTAAAAATAAATTGGCCAAAGGCCAAATCTTAAAAGTTGACTTCGATACAAAAAAATTAACAACTTAA